The proteins below come from a single Natrinema sp. SYSU A 869 genomic window:
- a CDS encoding DUF5828 family protein, producing the protein MEESISGFKVRGDWGDIVEHGERITRALRDVDVHDPDQKHGARFARAFEEWDEWRPKAHETLDSDVSEKTADQASVEEGKGEKAGKEPDEDIKTAGEKLSESYEQLEEDDAEAAVDNWKESIDYVARAADSASRKALRRVEDTVYQNVMTQLAPYYFDNELVSANIQQSTRNGGNGEQFVFEVNVNDDVLKENVSDRLDDYEDEVDRWHVEVEKDTDAAEAIEGAEPPPEPDDNSRSTTN; encoded by the coding sequence ATGGAAGAGAGCATCTCGGGGTTCAAAGTTCGCGGTGACTGGGGCGACATCGTTGAACACGGCGAGCGCATCACGCGCGCGCTTCGAGACGTCGACGTTCACGATCCTGACCAGAAGCATGGCGCTCGCTTCGCGCGCGCCTTCGAGGAGTGGGACGAGTGGCGTCCCAAGGCCCACGAAACCCTCGATTCTGACGTCAGCGAAAAGACCGCAGACCAGGCCAGCGTCGAAGAAGGCAAGGGCGAGAAAGCGGGCAAAGAGCCCGACGAGGACATCAAAACCGCCGGCGAGAAACTCTCGGAGTCATACGAGCAACTCGAGGAAGACGATGCCGAGGCCGCGGTCGACAACTGGAAGGAGTCGATCGATTACGTCGCGCGGGCGGCCGACTCCGCGAGCCGCAAGGCACTGCGCCGCGTCGAGGACACGGTCTATCAGAACGTGATGACTCAACTCGCGCCCTACTACTTCGACAACGAACTCGTCAGCGCCAATATCCAGCAGTCGACGCGCAACGGTGGCAACGGCGAGCAGTTCGTCTTCGAGGTCAACGTCAACGACGACGTCCTCAAGGAGAACGTCTCCGACCGACTCGACGACTACGAGGACGAGGTTGACCGCTGGCACGTCGAAGTCGAGAAGGACACTGATGCGGCCGAGGCCATCGAGGGCGCGGAGCCGCCGCCGGAACCCGACGACAACTCCAGATCGACGACGAACTGA
- the upp gene encoding uracil phosphoribosyltransferase, with product MPIEDRDNAYLITHALAKDTLSRLRDVETEQVSFRKGLVKLGRICGYEIIDGRMETEYVEIETPLEPTMGERVRGLDDVVIINVLRAATPFVEGLLKAFPRARQGVISASRDEEAGRAEDGSFPISVDYVKLPEIHEEDTVIIADPMLATGSTMCTVLEHVVENAVQPENLIVLSAVSAPEGLLRVNEEFDVADLLTVSIDDRLDEDGFIVPGLGDAGDRAFRTT from the coding sequence ATGCCGATCGAAGACCGGGACAACGCCTATCTCATTACGCATGCATTGGCGAAGGACACGCTCTCGCGCCTACGCGACGTCGAGACCGAGCAGGTCAGCTTCCGTAAGGGGCTGGTCAAACTCGGTCGGATCTGTGGCTACGAGATCATTGACGGCCGGATGGAGACCGAGTATGTCGAGATCGAGACGCCTTTAGAACCGACGATGGGCGAGCGCGTCCGCGGACTCGACGACGTGGTCATCATCAACGTCTTGCGCGCGGCGACGCCGTTCGTCGAGGGACTGTTGAAGGCCTTCCCGCGAGCGCGTCAGGGAGTCATCAGCGCGAGCCGAGACGAGGAAGCCGGCCGTGCCGAGGACGGTTCGTTCCCCATCTCGGTCGACTACGTGAAACTGCCCGAGATCCACGAGGAGGACACGGTCATCATCGCCGATCCGATGCTCGCGACGGGGAGTACGATGTGTACCGTCCTCGAGCACGTCGTCGAGAACGCGGTCCAACCGGAGAACCTGATCGTCCTCTCTGCGGTGTCGGCACCGGAGGGGCTGCTCCGGGTCAATGAGGAGTTCGACGTGGCCGACCTGCTGACGGTCTCGATCGACGACCGCCTCGACGAGGATGGCTTCATCGTGCCCGGCCTCGGCGACGCCGGCGACCGGGCGTTCCGGACGACATAA
- a CDS encoding cupin domain-containing protein, translating to MDYSVVDPDDLERVDDRPCDLRQLSEAAGMDNVAINRFDAEPGEQLPLAYHVHDTQEEAFLVLSGTLHVETPEGELVVPDGSMFAAQPNSPHRAYNPDDADESVSVVAIGAPSVDDVAPYDPEE from the coding sequence ATGGACTACAGCGTCGTCGATCCGGACGACCTCGAACGAGTCGATGATCGACCCTGCGATCTTCGCCAACTAAGCGAGGCCGCCGGGATGGACAACGTCGCGATCAACCGGTTCGACGCGGAGCCGGGCGAGCAGCTGCCGCTGGCCTATCACGTCCACGATACCCAGGAGGAGGCGTTCCTCGTCCTCTCGGGTACCCTCCACGTCGAGACGCCCGAGGGCGAACTCGTCGTCCCGGACGGGTCGATGTTCGCGGCGCAGCCGAACTCTCCGCACCGAGCATACAATCCCGACGACGCCGACGAATCGGTCTCGGTCGTCGCGATCGGTGCCCCATCGGTTGACGACGTCGCGCCGTACGATCCCGAGGAGTAA
- a CDS encoding DUF2892 domain-containing protein, which produces MDRNVGGLDRLGRFVLAAILLVVGYRNRNRTLGALAFIAGSDILATAFIQRCPVNALLGIDTCRTDQ; this is translated from the coding sequence GTGGACAGAAACGTCGGCGGACTCGACCGTCTCGGCCGGTTCGTCCTGGCAGCGATACTCCTCGTCGTCGGCTACCGGAACCGAAATCGAACGCTCGGCGCGCTGGCGTTCATCGCTGGAAGCGACATCCTCGCAACCGCGTTCATCCAGCGATGTCCGGTGAACGCGTTGCTGGGAATCGACACTTGTAGGACTGATCAGTAG
- a CDS encoding TAXI family TRAP transporter solute-binding subunit codes for MSYDFNRRSFVKAAGITGIAGLAGCLGGEGGNTLSWHAGGTGGTYYPLSGNFKTIAEENTDYSLQVESTGASVENVSNLNREEADFALIQNDIAYFAVNGTGIEQLQGEGMDNIRGVATLYPETIHVITQADSGIESVEDLGDATVNTGAPGSGTQVNALQILETAGITEDDFNEQNADFETAADQIRDGDIDAAFVVAGWPAGSIEDLATTNDISLVEISGDLRDDIRAEAEWFANDTVPAGTYDGIDSDVETVSVQAMIATHDGVEDEVVEAITAAIFDHTDDLDYKTDFISADSAQDGMPIDLHPGAKAYFG; via the coding sequence ATGTCATACGATTTCAACCGACGATCTTTCGTGAAGGCGGCAGGTATTACTGGTATTGCCGGTCTCGCCGGCTGTCTCGGTGGCGAAGGAGGTAACACCCTCTCGTGGCACGCCGGCGGCACCGGTGGGACGTATTACCCGCTCTCGGGGAATTTCAAGACCATCGCCGAGGAAAACACGGACTACTCCCTGCAGGTAGAGTCGACCGGGGCCAGCGTCGAGAACGTCAGTAACCTCAACCGAGAGGAGGCTGACTTCGCGCTGATCCAGAACGACATCGCATACTTCGCGGTGAACGGAACCGGTATCGAGCAACTTCAGGGTGAGGGAATGGATAACATCCGCGGCGTCGCGACGCTGTACCCCGAGACGATCCACGTCATCACGCAGGCCGATTCGGGGATCGAGTCCGTCGAGGACCTCGGCGACGCGACGGTCAACACCGGTGCTCCCGGTAGCGGGACGCAGGTCAACGCCCTCCAGATCCTCGAGACCGCCGGGATCACGGAAGACGACTTCAACGAGCAAAACGCCGACTTCGAGACAGCGGCCGACCAGATCCGAGACGGCGACATCGACGCGGCGTTCGTCGTCGCCGGCTGGCCGGCCGGTTCCATCGAGGACCTCGCGACGACCAACGACATCAGTCTGGTCGAAATCTCGGGCGACCTCCGAGACGATATCCGAGCCGAGGCCGAGTGGTTCGCCAACGATACCGTTCCGGCCGGTACCTACGACGGAATCGACTCCGATGTCGAGACCGTCTCCGTCCAAGCGATGATCGCGACCCACGACGGCGTCGAGGACGAAGTCGTCGAAGCGATAACGGCGGCGATCTTCGATCATACTGACGATCTCGACTACAAGACGGACTTCATCAGCGCCGACTCGGCCCAGGACGGGATGCCGATCGACCTCCACCCCGGAGCCAAAGCGTACTTCGGATAA
- a CDS encoding DUF1850 domain-containing protein, with translation MQRPTRRSVAIAALVVFAALLGSAAVVASTSGGQTLVVADADSGERLLEVPVDDGDEVTLAYTHSVEKTPVEDVYVVDGAELRMDRMVFHSHGAGLPAAEPMERTDEGLVVTRNDTYEAVPVVPGSIAGHELVINGERYDLVERSDGPVAISVDDRLFGTPLLTDRSAAADLESDNAQYSDSL, from the coding sequence ATGCAACGACCGACCAGACGGTCCGTCGCTATCGCCGCGCTCGTGGTGTTTGCCGCCCTCCTCGGATCGGCAGCCGTTGTAGCGTCGACCTCGGGCGGACAGACGCTTGTCGTCGCCGACGCCGATTCGGGCGAGCGCCTGCTCGAGGTTCCCGTCGACGACGGTGACGAGGTGACGCTTGCGTACACGCACAGTGTCGAGAAGACACCGGTCGAGGACGTGTACGTCGTGGACGGTGCCGAACTGCGGATGGACCGGATGGTGTTCCATTCCCACGGTGCGGGGCTCCCGGCCGCCGAACCGATGGAACGGACCGACGAGGGACTCGTCGTGACGCGCAACGATACATACGAGGCGGTTCCGGTCGTTCCCGGCTCGATCGCCGGCCACGAACTTGTGATCAACGGCGAGCGGTACGATCTGGTCGAGCGATCCGACGGTCCCGTCGCCATCTCCGTCGACGACCGATTGTTTGGCACCCCGCTCCTGACGGACCGATCCGCTGCGGCCGATTTGGAATCCGACAACGCACAATATTCTGACTCGCTATGA
- a CDS encoding TRAP transporter fused permease subunit, with protein MSIDTNTDAVSEEEQEEIMQEVERRRTLQGPAVVAVALVGILFSAFQLWLAARSREFGATLPVVGEFTLGSLQQLQVNAIHVTFALILAFLLFPGSRGDGFVARRLGRIPPAARSIFGPDHPLSRAATRLADGARWAAVDPEMDRITPVDIALVVLSILPTYYIVTEIDEIQELAVLGIHGARPIHEMYPALEPLVTAVTMVGIPLDSVSYAFLLGALGILLVLEATRRTLGVHLMSLVGLFIVYARWGYIIPSDSPIGALSVLPETWGGIVYNLWYTVNAGIFSVPVTVSVRYIYIFVLFGAFLEMSGAGKWFIDLAYSATGTRKGGPAKASVVSSGFMGMLSGSSIANTVTTGAFTIPLMKRSGYSPEFSGAVESSASSGGQILPPVMGAAAFLIVEYTGTPYPDVIVAATLPAIAFFFGMWVMVHFEAVRGGIGGLPRAELPDALDALRTGWFYLVPIALLIYFLVFARLSIGRAGWYTIIAIVALIAVVAAYNERTGVPLLGSIAALFVAQTTALASYGVGLGSAIQVAFGLETAANPYSLGAAASAAVSDLGMIAILVSVAFLFARPHSDSPLLELDEAADDSARRAAAAINRPSLADHTGYRLGAFVLKSMESGARTATTVVIAVAAAGVVPGVISVSGLGPNLAALISAVSGGSILLLLVLTGIASIIFGMGMPTTAMYIILIAMLGGPIEEAVGAVLAAHLFVLYFGLMADVTPPVAVAAFAGAGIAKADELKTAISAFLLSLNKILVPFAFVFSPGILLVRETGDVWSVIGWADVSDLGFFLPEVVVPVLGMFLGVYALGVTIIGCQYSPVDSGNRTLYAIASILLMVPEIPLLIVEAVFSLAGASVGLTGLAVTLLLRAVGLVILVALSQRNRSRLSGSEMDVSAPTPSDA; from the coding sequence ATGAGCATTGATACGAATACGGACGCGGTTTCGGAGGAAGAGCAAGAAGAGATCATGCAGGAAGTCGAGCGCCGCCGCACCCTTCAGGGCCCCGCGGTCGTCGCCGTCGCGCTGGTCGGCATCCTGTTTTCGGCGTTTCAACTGTGGCTCGCCGCACGCAGCCGTGAGTTCGGCGCGACGCTGCCGGTCGTCGGCGAATTCACTCTCGGTTCGCTCCAGCAGCTACAGGTCAACGCGATCCACGTCACGTTCGCGTTGATCCTCGCGTTCCTGCTCTTCCCGGGGAGCCGGGGAGACGGGTTCGTCGCCAGACGGCTCGGTCGGATCCCGCCCGCCGCCCGATCGATATTCGGGCCGGACCACCCGCTCTCGAGGGCGGCGACGCGACTCGCGGACGGGGCGCGCTGGGCCGCCGTCGATCCCGAGATGGATCGGATCACGCCGGTGGACATCGCGCTCGTCGTCCTCTCGATCCTTCCCACGTACTACATCGTCACTGAGATCGATGAGATTCAGGAGCTCGCGGTCCTCGGGATCCACGGTGCCCGCCCGATACACGAGATGTATCCCGCGCTCGAGCCGCTGGTCACGGCCGTCACGATGGTCGGCATTCCACTCGACAGTGTCTCGTACGCGTTCCTCCTCGGAGCGCTCGGCATCCTGCTGGTACTCGAGGCGACCAGACGGACCCTCGGTGTGCACCTCATGTCGCTGGTCGGTCTGTTCATCGTCTACGCCCGATGGGGCTACATCATCCCGAGCGATTCGCCGATCGGTGCGCTCTCGGTCCTCCCCGAAACATGGGGCGGCATCGTCTATAACCTCTGGTACACGGTCAACGCGGGCATCTTCAGCGTCCCGGTCACCGTCAGTGTCAGGTACATCTACATCTTCGTCCTCTTCGGCGCGTTCCTCGAGATGAGCGGTGCCGGCAAGTGGTTCATCGACCTCGCCTACTCGGCGACCGGGACCCGAAAGGGCGGTCCGGCGAAGGCGAGTGTCGTCTCGAGTGGGTTCATGGGGATGCTCAGCGGCTCGTCGATCGCGAACACGGTGACGACGGGCGCGTTCACGATCCCGCTGATGAAGCGGTCCGGCTACTCGCCCGAATTCTCCGGTGCCGTGGAGTCCTCCGCCTCGTCGGGCGGACAGATCCTGCCCCCGGTGATGGGGGCGGCCGCGTTCCTCATCGTCGAGTACACCGGGACGCCGTACCCGGACGTGATCGTGGCCGCGACCCTGCCCGCCATCGCCTTCTTCTTCGGGATGTGGGTGATGGTCCACTTCGAAGCCGTCCGCGGTGGTATCGGTGGACTGCCGCGTGCGGAACTGCCGGACGCCCTCGATGCGCTCCGGACCGGCTGGTTCTATCTGGTTCCGATCGCACTTCTGATCTACTTCCTGGTCTTCGCTCGCCTCTCGATCGGTCGCGCCGGCTGGTACACGATCATCGCCATCGTCGCGTTGATCGCAGTCGTTGCCGCCTATAACGAGCGGACTGGCGTCCCCCTGCTGGGATCGATCGCCGCGCTCTTCGTCGCTCAGACCACGGCCCTCGCAAGCTACGGGGTCGGACTCGGGAGCGCGATACAGGTCGCGTTCGGCCTCGAGACGGCAGCGAACCCCTACTCGCTCGGTGCCGCAGCGTCCGCCGCAGTGTCGGACCTGGGGATGATCGCGATCCTCGTCAGCGTGGCCTTCCTGTTCGCTCGACCGCACTCGGACTCGCCGTTGCTCGAGTTAGACGAAGCGGCCGACGATTCCGCACGCCGGGCCGCGGCGGCGATCAACCGGCCGTCACTCGCCGATCACACCGGGTATCGACTCGGTGCGTTTGTGCTGAAATCGATGGAGTCCGGTGCGCGAACCGCCACGACGGTCGTCATCGCGGTCGCTGCGGCGGGTGTCGTACCCGGAGTCATCAGCGTCTCTGGACTGGGGCCGAACCTCGCCGCACTCATCTCGGCCGTCAGCGGCGGTTCGATACTGCTCCTGCTCGTCCTGACGGGGATCGCGTCGATCATCTTCGGAATGGGGATGCCCACGACCGCGATGTATATCATCCTGATCGCGATGCTCGGCGGACCGATCGAAGAAGCCGTCGGCGCGGTACTCGCTGCCCACCTCTTCGTGCTCTACTTCGGACTCATGGCGGACGTTACGCCGCCCGTCGCCGTTGCCGCCTTCGCCGGTGCAGGTATCGCTAAGGCTGACGAGCTCAAGACTGCGATCAGCGCGTTCCTCCTCTCGCTGAACAAGATCCTCGTCCCCTTCGCCTTCGTCTTCTCGCCGGGCATCCTGCTCGTCCGGGAAACGGGCGACGTGTGGAGCGTTATCGGCTGGGCCGACGTCTCGGATCTCGGCTTCTTCCTCCCCGAAGTCGTAGTCCCGGTCCTCGGGATGTTTCTCGGGGTGTACGCCCTCGGCGTGACGATCATCGGGTGCCAGTATTCGCCGGTCGACTCCGGCAATCGCACGCTGTACGCGATCGCGTCGATCCTGCTGATGGTCCCCGAGATTCCTCTGCTCATCGTCGAGGCGGTGTTCTCGCTTGCCGGCGCGTCCGTCGGCCTTACTGGCCTCGCGGTAACGCTCCTGTTGCGGGCCGTCGGACTGGTGATCCTCGTCGCGCTGTCCCAGCGCAATCGCTCCCGGTTGTCGGGGTCCGAGATGGACGTGTCCGCTCCGACTCCGAGCGACGCGTAA
- a CDS encoding YigZ family protein, which produces MSQAYRTVTEPATAEFVIQGSEFIGHVRPVESVDAAETFVDAVREEYADATHNVPAYRVRTGDEETDGHFLREYSSDDGEPSSSAGKPALNVLTQQDLENCAVVVTRYYGGTNLGVGGLVRAYSRAVKEAVEKAGIVEEQPHERLDITVKYDDSGTVRSILESEGYEFEADYEAAVSFDVRVPLAEGEALRDRIRSATSDRADLE; this is translated from the coding sequence GTGAGCCAGGCATATCGCACCGTTACGGAGCCGGCCACCGCCGAGTTCGTCATCCAGGGCTCGGAGTTCATCGGACACGTCCGGCCCGTCGAATCCGTCGACGCGGCCGAGACGTTCGTCGACGCCGTCCGCGAGGAGTACGCCGACGCGACCCACAACGTCCCCGCCTATCGAGTCCGAACTGGCGACGAGGAGACGGACGGCCACTTTCTCCGGGAGTACTCGAGCGACGACGGCGAGCCCTCCAGTTCGGCCGGAAAACCGGCGCTAAACGTCCTGACTCAGCAGGACCTCGAGAACTGTGCGGTCGTCGTGACCCGTTACTACGGCGGCACGAACCTCGGCGTCGGCGGCCTCGTCAGGGCGTACTCCCGCGCGGTGAAAGAGGCGGTCGAGAAAGCCGGTATCGTCGAGGAGCAGCCTCACGAGCGGCTGGATATTACTGTCAAATACGACGACTCGGGGACCGTTCGCTCGATTCTGGAGAGCGAGGGCTACGAATTCGAGGCCGACTACGAGGCCGCGGTCAGCTTCGACGTTCGCGTCCCGCTCGCGGAGGGCGAGGCGTTACGGGACCGGATTCGGAGCGCGACGAGCGACCGGGCCGATCTCGAGTGA
- a CDS encoding amino acid-binding protein → MFDEIMEKFEGSPSQQAVIRLLLERGFSVNDDGRVVSGGIEIPNTGIAREIGVDRRVVDSTTDVILEDPELRRIFQNISQVPSLMDLAPVLDLTVLSVEVTNAEQEGIVSEVTGTLAANGISIRQTISEDPEFTDEPRLYLITDEELSGEVITAIRDLSFVRKIEIQ, encoded by the coding sequence ATGTTCGACGAGATTATGGAGAAATTCGAGGGATCGCCGAGCCAGCAGGCGGTAATCCGGCTGCTACTCGAGCGAGGGTTTTCCGTCAACGACGACGGCCGAGTCGTCTCCGGCGGGATCGAAATTCCGAACACGGGGATCGCCCGCGAGATCGGCGTCGACCGACGTGTCGTTGACTCGACGACCGATGTCATCCTTGAGGATCCCGAGCTACGACGGATCTTCCAGAACATCTCGCAGGTGCCGAGCCTGATGGATCTGGCACCGGTTTTGGATCTGACGGTGCTCTCCGTCGAAGTGACCAACGCCGAACAGGAGGGAATCGTCTCCGAAGTCACGGGGACGCTGGCAGCAAACGGGATCTCGATTCGTCAGACGATCAGTGAGGATCCTGAGTTCACCGACGAGCCGCGACTCTACCTGATCACCGATGAGGAGCTATCGGGGGAAGTAATCACTGCGATCCGCGATCTCTCGTTCGTCCGGAAAATCGAGATCCAGTAA
- a CDS encoding MSCRAMM family adhesin SdrC produces MRELRSCDFCGAESIGAFEIVPPELEPTETEQRRVVPCRDCKERLETLLEPLLARAGAEHRTDVADRDQDATADDEPDGSGAVVASADESTEKRRRTTSPNATVSDAPTEPDERVTARDDERTEANPGSESGSQLESASDSVLEDGITFERNEKAGSDEKAGSDATEGTDAAGSEDARTEPETAAVDDSTDQPEQTSDAESPNDADAPTESPTRPPSAYNKAIRLLRNREFPMKRSAVEELAAGAYDLESHEVEAIVDYAVADGEFIEEGDKLRRS; encoded by the coding sequence ATGCGCGAACTCCGGAGCTGTGATTTCTGTGGTGCCGAGTCGATCGGCGCGTTCGAGATCGTCCCGCCCGAACTCGAGCCGACCGAGACCGAACAGCGCCGCGTCGTTCCCTGTCGCGACTGCAAGGAGCGACTCGAGACGCTGCTCGAACCGCTGCTCGCCCGTGCCGGTGCCGAGCACAGAACCGACGTTGCGGATCGGGATCAGGACGCGACTGCCGACGACGAACCCGACGGATCGGGAGCCGTCGTCGCCAGCGCCGACGAATCGACGGAGAAGCGACGGCGGACCACCAGCCCGAACGCGACCGTCTCGGATGCGCCGACGGAGCCCGACGAGCGGGTGACCGCTCGAGACGACGAGAGGACTGAGGCCAATCCTGGCTCTGAATCCGGATCGCAGTTGGAATCGGCATCCGACTCGGTTCTCGAGGACGGAATCACCTTCGAGCGCAATGAGAAAGCGGGCAGCGACGAGAAAGCGGGCAGCGATGCGACCGAGGGAACAGACGCGGCCGGGTCAGAAGACGCAAGGACCGAGCCCGAGACGGCGGCCGTCGACGACTCGACTGATCAGCCGGAGCAGACTTCGGACGCCGAGTCACCGAACGATGCGGACGCCCCAACAGAGTCACCGACCCGCCCGCCGTCGGCCTACAACAAGGCCATCCGACTCCTTCGAAACCGCGAATTCCCCATGAAACGGAGCGCCGTCGAAGAATTGGCTGCGGGTGCCTACGACCTCGAGAGCCACGAGGTCGAGGCGATCGTCGACTACGCCGTCGCAGACGGCGAGTTCATCGAAGAGGGAGACAAACTCCGTCGCTCGTAA
- the hisB gene encoding imidazoleglycerol-phosphate dehydratase HisB — translation MSERTATVTRATAETTIECTLEIDGSGTAAVDTGIGFFDHMLTSFAKHGLFDLEIDCDGDLEIDDHHTVEDVAIVLGEAIDEALGDRSGIVRYADRRVPLDEAVAGTVIDVSGRPRFYFDGSFSQAQIGEFTSDMARHFGESLAMNAGLTLHLEVDGENAHHEVEALFKALARSLDDATRLDERREGTPSTKGTL, via the coding sequence ATGAGCGAGCGAACGGCGACTGTCACCCGTGCGACGGCCGAGACGACAATCGAGTGTACGCTCGAGATAGACGGGAGCGGAACGGCCGCAGTCGACACCGGTATCGGCTTCTTCGACCACATGCTGACGTCGTTCGCCAAACACGGCCTGTTCGACCTCGAGATCGACTGTGACGGCGACCTCGAGATTGACGATCACCACACAGTCGAGGACGTCGCGATCGTGCTCGGCGAGGCCATCGACGAGGCGCTGGGCGACCGGTCGGGGATCGTCCGCTACGCCGACCGACGGGTCCCGCTGGACGAGGCCGTCGCAGGGACCGTCATCGACGTGAGCGGGCGGCCACGATTCTATTTCGACGGCAGCTTCTCGCAAGCACAGATTGGCGAATTCACCAGCGACATGGCCCGACACTTCGGGGAATCACTGGCGATGAATGCCGGACTGACGCTCCACCTCGAGGTCGACGGTGAGAACGCTCACCACGAGGTCGAGGCGCTGTTCAAGGCGCTCGCCCGAAGCCTCGACGACGCGACACGGCTTGACGAGCGACGGGAGGGGACGCCGAGTACGAAAGGCACGCTATAG
- the hisA gene encoding 1-(5-phosphoribosyl)-5-[(5-phosphoribosylamino)methylideneamino]imidazole-4-carboxamide isomerase: MTDDASGGFDEFEVIPAVDIQNGEVVQLVQGERGTEKTYGDPIEAAQRWIDAGAETLHLIDLDGAFEGERGNAGAIDAVIDAVDVPTQLGGGIRTAEDATDLLERGVDRVILGTAAVENPDIVAEISDDHPDSVVVSLDAKDGEVVVEGWTEGAGISPVEAAQRYEDLGAAAILFTNVDVEGRLEGVATEPVQELVDATDIPVIASGGVATLEDVRDLEDAGAAAVVVGSALYEGNFTLAQAQATVDAGE; encoded by the coding sequence ATGACCGACGACGCGAGCGGCGGATTCGACGAGTTCGAGGTAATTCCGGCGGTCGACATCCAGAACGGCGAGGTCGTCCAGCTCGTCCAAGGGGAACGCGGCACCGAAAAGACCTACGGCGACCCCATCGAGGCTGCCCAGCGGTGGATCGACGCGGGTGCGGAAACGCTGCACCTCATCGACCTCGACGGCGCGTTCGAGGGCGAACGGGGGAACGCAGGGGCCATCGATGCGGTGATCGACGCCGTCGACGTGCCGACGCAACTAGGTGGCGGGATCCGCACCGCCGAGGACGCGACCGACCTCCTCGAGCGCGGCGTCGATCGGGTCATCCTCGGCACTGCAGCGGTCGAGAACCCCGACATTGTGGCCGAGATTAGCGACGATCATCCCGACAGCGTCGTCGTCAGCCTCGACGCGAAAGACGGCGAAGTCGTCGTCGAGGGGTGGACCGAAGGCGCGGGGATCAGCCCCGTCGAGGCCGCCCAGCGGTACGAGGACCTCGGGGCTGCCGCGATCCTCTTTACGAACGTCGACGTCGAGGGCCGACTCGAGGGCGTCGCGACCGAGCCCGTACAGGAACTGGTCGATGCGACCGATATCCCTGTGATCGCCAGCGGCGGCGTCGCGACGCTCGAGGATGTGCGGGACCTCGAAGACGCAGGCGCGGCCGCGGTCGTCGTCGGGAGCGCGCTGTACGAGGGCAACTTCACACTCGCGCAAGCACAGGCTACGGTCGACGCCGGCGAGTAG